From a single Thermothielavioides terrestris NRRL 8126 chromosome 1, complete sequence genomic region:
- a CDS encoding glycoside hydrolase family 47 protein (CAZy_ID 269912), with product MAPRKAKTQRKQAQARQHTASRISSVVRYGLATVAAAVALGWGARRWYIDNPIGLSHYAASTVDWEARREAVKEAFATSWQAYTQFAWGQDRYHPVTAKGSQMSPRGLGWIIVDSLDTMMVMNLTGPLAESRKWLHRSLSYDQDQDVNTFETTIRMLGGLLGAHYLAGRLPDVASRRDGVYLAKAVELADRLLAAYESRSGIPYASVHLCRRKGLPSHADGGASSTAEAATVQLEMKYLSHVTGDERYWRKAEKVMQVLDANAAEAGLLPIFVHPETGRFTTSEIRLGSRGDSYYEYLIKQYLQTSGQEPVYLDMWEEALAGIQTHLVTTTRKAGLKIVAELPRGIGGALSPKMDHLVCFLPGAIALGATGGHTVAEARARPDGFWTARKEQQMQLARELTKTCWGMYAVTQTGLAPEIAWFDAAEEDLRPRPGDRQQRRTRDSLAAWRDDFVVKPLDAHNLQRPETVESLFVMWRVTEDPLYREWGWKIFRAFQRWTNAGLDKGYTSVNDVNKIPPPFRDNMESFWLAETLKYLYLLFSPTDFLPLHEVVFNTEAHIFPRFKSKWKTGWTRSR from the exons ATGGCGCCCCGGAAAGCGAAGACGCAGCGGAAGCAGGCGCAGGCACGTCAACACACGGCGTCGCGGATCTCCTCGGTTGTGCGGTACGGCCTGGcgaccgtcgccgccgctgtgGCCCTTGGATGGGGCGCGAGGCGCTGGTACATCGACAACCCCATCGGCCTCTCGCACTATGCAGCGTCGACGGTCGATTGGGAAGCCCGCCGGGAAGCAGTGAAGGAGGCGTTTGCCACGAGCTGGCAGGCTTATACGCAGTTTGCCTGGG GTCAGGACCGGTACCACCCTGTCACGGCCAAGGGCTCGCAGATGAGCCCGCGCGGGCTCGGCTGGATCATCGTCGACAGCCTCGACACCATGATGGTCATGAACCTGACGGGGCCGCTAGCCGAGTCGCGCAAGTGGCTGCACCGGAGCCTGTCGTACGACCAGGACCAGGACGTCAACACGTTCGAGACCACCATCCGcatgctcggcggcctgctgggcgCGCACTACCTGGCGGGGCGCCTCCCCGACGTGGCCTCgcgccgcgacggcgtctACCTGGCCAAGGCGGTCGAACTGGCCGACCGGCTGCTCGCCGCGTACGAGTCGCGCTCCGGCATCCCGTACGCGAGCGTGCACCTCTGTCGGAGGAAGGGCCTGCCTTcgcacgccgacggcggcgcgtcgTCCACGGCTGAGGCGGCCACGGTGCAGCTCGAGATGAAGTACCTGTCGCACGTCACGGGCGACGAGCGCTACTGGCGCAAGGCGGAAAAAGTGATGCAAGTGCTGGACGCCAACGCTGCGGAGGCCGGCTTGCTGCCCATCTTTGTCCACCCGGAGACCGGCCGGTTCACAACGTCGGAGATCCGCCTGGGCAGCCGGGGCGACTCGTACTACG AGTACCTCATCAAGCAATACCTGCAGACATCAGGCCAGGAGCCGGTCTACCTCGACATGtgggaggaggcgctggcggggaTCCAGACGCACCtggtgacgacgacgcgcaAGGCGGGGCTCAAGATcgtggccgagctgccgcggggcatcggcggcgcgctgtcGCCCAAGATGGACCACCTGGTGTGCTTCCTGCCGGGGGCgatcgcgctcggcgccacGGGCGGGCACAcggtggccgaggcgcgcgCCCGGCCGGACGGCTTCTGGACCGCGCGGAAGGAGCAGCAGATGCAGCTCGCGCGGGAGCTCACCAAGACGTGCTGGGGCATGTACGCGGTGACGCAGACGGGGCTCGCACCCGAGATCGCCTGgttcgacgcggccgaggaggacctccggccgcggccgggcgaccggcagcagcggcgcacGCGCGACTCGCTGGCCGCGTGGAGGGACGACTTCGTGGTCAAGCCGCTCGACGCGCACAACCTGCAGCGGCCCGAGACGGTCGAGAGCCTGTTCGTCATGTGGCGCGTCACCGAGGACCCGCTGTACCGTGAGTGGGGGTGGAAGATCTTCCGGGCGTTCCAGCGCTGGACCAACGCCGGGCTGGACAAGGGCTACACGTCGGTCAACGACGTGAACAAGATCCCGCCGCCGTTCCGGGACAACATGGAGAGCTTCTGGCTG GCCGAAACGCTCAAGTACCTGTACCTGCTCTTCTCGCCGACCGACTTCCTACCTCTGCACGAGGTTGTGTTCAACACCGAGGCGCACATCTTTCCGCGCTTCAAGAGCAAATGGAAGACGGGGTGGACGCGGAGCCGGTAA